One window from the genome of Streptomyces sp. NBC_01476 encodes:
- a CDS encoding response regulator → MPREQSIPQLDHGALTALAEQAVEDLTRRLASEVFRTGPFGNGAGGVTGADGADRAPEPGAHDPLTRLRVLSYILRAVDSRAAYEASAAARQGAGYPDLGRAWGITRQGARRRWPGLVFTARPPSRPVPAQIRRSAPVNALLPTRTFSVLLVEDDPADALLVEEALTDRGVATRSIRRANDGIDALEHLRSPANERPDLIVLDLNMPRMNGRELLAVLKEDPELCMIPVVVLTTSSTPDDISAAYSQHANAYVTKPVNLDDFLEAVRGIDDFFFETATVPLQD, encoded by the coding sequence GTGCCACGTGAGCAGTCCATACCGCAACTCGACCATGGCGCGCTGACCGCCCTGGCCGAGCAGGCTGTCGAGGACCTCACCCGCAGGCTCGCCTCCGAGGTGTTCCGCACCGGGCCCTTCGGGAACGGCGCCGGCGGCGTCACCGGGGCGGACGGTGCGGACCGGGCACCGGAGCCCGGCGCCCACGATCCGCTGACCCGGCTGCGGGTGCTTTCGTACATCCTCCGGGCGGTGGACAGCCGCGCGGCGTACGAGGCGTCGGCCGCCGCCCGCCAGGGAGCCGGCTACCCCGACCTCGGACGCGCCTGGGGCATCACCCGCCAGGGCGCCCGCCGGCGCTGGCCGGGGCTGGTCTTCACCGCCCGGCCGCCGTCCCGCCCCGTCCCCGCCCAGATCCGCAGGAGTGCCCCCGTGAACGCTCTGCTCCCCACCCGCACTTTCAGCGTGCTGCTCGTCGAGGACGACCCCGCCGACGCCCTGCTGGTCGAGGAGGCCCTCACCGACCGCGGTGTGGCCACCCGCTCGATCCGGCGGGCCAACGACGGCATCGACGCCCTGGAGCACCTGCGCTCGCCGGCCAACGAACGGCCCGACCTGATCGTGCTGGACCTCAACATGCCGCGGATGAACGGCCGCGAGCTGCTGGCGGTGCTCAAGGAGGATCCGGAGCTGTGCATGATCCCGGTGGTGGTGCTCACCACCTCCTCCACCCCCGACGACATCTCGGCGGCCTACAGCCAGCACGCCAATGCGTACGTCACCAAGCCGGTCAACCTCGACGACTTCCTGGAGGCGGTCCGCGGCATCGACGACTTCTTCTTCGAGACGGCGACGGTCCCGCTCCAGGACTGA
- a CDS encoding enolase C-terminal domain-like protein: MTGTDPDRLLDASGSLPQAMPPWPARDGLRVTAVRAIVTAPEGMPLVVVRVDTSEPGLYGLGCATFTQRYAAVVAAVDEHVGPLVVGRHPADIEDITRSVHYSSYWRGGPVLNNALSGVDQALWDIAGKRAGMPVYELLGGRSRSAVEVYSHAAGGSVDETLEEAETLLAQGYRHIRLQVGGPGLGTYGAPGTRGGYPRSPHPDGWDVNQYLRAVPRLFEAARERLGEEVSLMHDVHSRLTPKQAIVLARALEPYRLSFLEDVIPPEHYDRLPEVRSASPVPIAVGEQIGSVTDAVRLIRDGGIDLLRLHTSAVGGLTPTRKLVALAELVGVRTAFHSPGDISPVGVAANLAVDISTPAFGYQESHTYNDATSEVFPGTPVVREGHLTPSQSPGWGVDLDEKAAAKYPPTKFLHERWATGVRRPDGGLDAP, encoded by the coding sequence ATGACCGGAACCGACCCCGACCGGCTGCTCGACGCGTCCGGTTCCCTGCCGCAGGCGATGCCCCCCTGGCCGGCCCGGGACGGCCTGCGGGTCACCGCGGTGCGCGCGATCGTCACCGCGCCGGAGGGCATGCCGCTGGTGGTGGTCCGCGTCGACACCTCGGAGCCGGGTCTGTACGGGCTGGGCTGTGCCACCTTCACCCAGCGGTACGCCGCGGTGGTGGCCGCGGTCGACGAGCATGTGGGCCCGCTGGTGGTCGGGCGGCACCCCGCGGACATCGAGGACATCACCCGGTCCGTGCACTACTCGTCGTACTGGCGCGGCGGCCCGGTGCTCAACAACGCGCTGTCCGGGGTGGACCAGGCGCTGTGGGACATCGCGGGCAAGCGCGCCGGGATGCCGGTGTACGAACTGCTGGGCGGCCGCAGCCGGTCCGCCGTCGAGGTGTACTCGCACGCGGCAGGCGGCAGCGTGGACGAGACGCTGGAGGAGGCGGAGACCCTGCTGGCGCAGGGCTACCGGCACATCCGGCTCCAGGTCGGCGGCCCGGGGCTCGGTACGTACGGCGCTCCGGGCACCCGCGGCGGCTACCCGCGCTCGCCGCACCCGGACGGCTGGGACGTCAACCAGTATCTGCGCGCCGTCCCGCGCCTGTTCGAGGCGGCCCGCGAGCGGCTGGGTGAGGAGGTCAGCCTGATGCACGACGTGCACAGCCGGCTGACGCCCAAGCAGGCGATCGTGCTGGCGCGGGCCCTGGAGCCGTACCGGCTCTCCTTCCTGGAGGACGTGATCCCGCCGGAGCACTACGACCGGCTGCCGGAGGTGCGCTCCGCCTCCCCGGTGCCGATCGCGGTCGGCGAGCAGATCGGCTCGGTCACCGATGCGGTACGGCTGATCCGGGACGGCGGCATCGACCTGCTGCGGCTGCACACCTCGGCGGTCGGCGGTCTCACCCCGACCCGCAAGCTGGTGGCGCTCGCCGAACTGGTCGGTGTCCGCACCGCGTTCCACTCCCCCGGCGACATCTCACCGGTCGGCGTGGCGGCGAACCTGGCGGTGGACATCTCGACGCCTGCCTTCGGCTACCAGGAGTCGCACACGTACAACGACGCGACCAGCGAGGTCTTCCCGGGCACGCCGGTGGTGCGCGAGGGACACCTGACACCTTCGCAGTCCCCCGGCTGGGGCGTGGACCTGGACGAGAAGGCGGCGGCGAAGTATCCGCCGACCAAGTTCCTGCACGAGCGGTGGGCGACGGGGGTCCGCCGGCCCGACGGCGGTCTCGACGCGCCCTGA
- a CDS encoding carboxylate--amine ligase/circularly permuted type 2 ATP-grasp protein, which translates to MAVAVGVEEEFHVVDLKSGTLVPRARSVLDRLPERGFTTELQQSIVEANSRPHRSLHELLKDIKASRKALAAAAGPLGLGVVAAGTAPMARLGTIDTTADPRYRRMTENYRVVAEEQLICGLQVHVDVPDRDTGIMAMSLLAPWLPALLALSASSPFWLGSDSGYASWRTLLWQRWPTTGPAGHFRSAEHYDEVIAGLVRSGVISDAGMVYYDVRPSAHLQTLELRICDACPRAETAVMIAGLFRALVLDACEAVADGRRGDDERLEWLRAATWRAARSGLEGDLVHPADGRPRPAPRVIRSMVTRLRPALERIGDWTDVVALTEEALGLGSAAHRVRRVAETDGLPAAVALLVAQTRGDRGTDHPPHHGGLLRGYRADHDEMVDLAGEVRPLYRAVLTELDRAGVEGLQHAVRARQKQQLAQDVVFRVEGEDTPRLFPFDVVPRLVPADQWTMLERGLSQRVRALEAFLHDAYGEQSARRDGVVPARFLPEPQAAAEGALLTRPGLVRIAVAGIDLVQDAVHGWLVLEDNLRVPSGLAYALAARRLSPIEPWPQVAGVEDAVATLARTLRAAAPGADPRVTVLSDGPGNSAWYEHRTLAAEMGVALHTADQLVVRDGRVYAAGAPDDRPFDVVYRRMDEDDLAKAAGADGRPLWPGLTAAARAGNVTFANAWGNGVADDKALYALVPRLIRYYLGEEPLIGQVPTLLPGDPGVLDEVLDRLAELVVKPVDGQGGVGVVIGPHASPEELARLRAELLVSPQNWVAQDVVQLTSHPTFDGERLEPRVVDLRVFVCAEREGDGFGAVGLTPTVLPTAMTRVAAGGSLIVNSSRGGGAKDTWILRGGSR; encoded by the coding sequence GTGGCCGTCGCGGTCGGAGTCGAAGAGGAATTCCATGTGGTCGACCTGAAGTCGGGCACGCTCGTACCCAGGGCCCGGTCGGTGCTCGACCGGCTGCCCGAGCGCGGCTTCACCACCGAACTGCAGCAGTCGATCGTCGAGGCCAACAGCAGGCCGCACCGCTCGCTGCACGAACTGCTCAAGGACATCAAGGCGTCCCGCAAGGCGCTGGCCGCCGCAGCCGGACCGCTGGGCCTCGGCGTGGTCGCCGCCGGCACCGCCCCGATGGCCCGGCTCGGCACCATCGACACCACCGCCGACCCCCGCTACCGGCGGATGACCGAGAACTACCGGGTGGTCGCCGAGGAGCAGCTGATCTGCGGCCTCCAGGTGCATGTGGACGTACCCGACCGGGACACCGGCATCATGGCGATGAGCCTGCTCGCGCCCTGGCTGCCCGCACTGCTCGCGCTCTCCGCCAGCTCGCCGTTCTGGCTCGGCTCCGACTCCGGCTACGCCAGCTGGCGCACCCTGCTCTGGCAACGCTGGCCCACCACCGGACCCGCCGGGCACTTCCGTTCCGCCGAGCACTACGACGAGGTGATCGCCGGCCTGGTCAGATCCGGCGTCATCAGCGACGCGGGGATGGTCTATTACGACGTCCGCCCCTCCGCCCACCTGCAGACCCTCGAACTGCGCATCTGCGACGCCTGTCCGCGCGCCGAGACCGCGGTGATGATCGCCGGGCTCTTCCGGGCGCTGGTGCTTGACGCCTGCGAGGCGGTGGCGGACGGCAGACGCGGCGACGACGAGCGGCTCGAATGGCTGCGCGCCGCGACCTGGCGGGCGGCCCGCTCCGGCCTGGAGGGCGACCTGGTGCACCCGGCGGACGGGCGGCCCCGCCCGGCGCCCCGGGTGATCCGCTCGATGGTCACCCGGCTGCGGCCGGCGCTGGAACGCATCGGCGACTGGACCGATGTGGTGGCGCTCACCGAGGAGGCGCTCGGCCTGGGCAGCGCCGCGCACCGGGTGCGCCGGGTCGCCGAGACCGACGGCCTGCCGGCGGCGGTCGCCCTGCTCGTCGCCCAGACCCGCGGCGACCGCGGGACCGACCACCCTCCGCACCACGGCGGCCTGCTGCGCGGCTACCGCGCCGACCACGACGAGATGGTGGACCTGGCCGGCGAGGTCCGCCCCCTGTACCGGGCGGTGCTCACCGAACTGGACCGGGCCGGCGTGGAGGGCCTGCAGCACGCGGTGCGCGCCCGGCAGAAACAGCAGCTGGCCCAGGACGTGGTCTTCCGGGTCGAAGGAGAGGACACCCCCCGGCTCTTCCCCTTCGACGTGGTGCCCCGGCTGGTCCCGGCCGACCAGTGGACGATGCTGGAGCGCGGCCTGAGTCAGCGGGTCCGCGCCCTGGAGGCGTTCCTGCACGACGCGTACGGCGAGCAGAGCGCCCGCCGCGACGGCGTGGTCCCGGCCCGCTTCCTGCCCGAGCCGCAGGCCGCCGCGGAAGGGGCGCTGCTGACCCGGCCGGGGCTGGTCAGGATCGCGGTGGCCGGTATCGACCTGGTGCAGGACGCGGTGCACGGCTGGCTGGTGCTGGAGGACAACCTCCGGGTGCCGTCCGGTCTCGCCTACGCGCTGGCCGCCCGGCGGCTCAGCCCGATCGAGCCATGGCCGCAGGTCGCGGGCGTCGAGGACGCCGTCGCCACCCTGGCCCGTACGCTGCGCGCCGCCGCGCCCGGCGCCGACCCCCGGGTGACGGTGCTCAGCGACGGCCCCGGCAACTCCGCCTGGTACGAACACCGCACCCTGGCGGCCGAGATGGGCGTCGCCCTGCACACCGCGGACCAGCTGGTCGTACGCGACGGGCGGGTGTACGCGGCCGGGGCGCCGGACGACCGTCCCTTCGACGTGGTCTACCGCCGGATGGACGAGGACGACCTGGCCAAGGCGGCCGGCGCCGACGGCAGACCGCTGTGGCCCGGGCTCACCGCGGCGGCCCGGGCCGGAAACGTGACCTTCGCCAACGCCTGGGGCAACGGCGTGGCCGACGACAAGGCGCTGTACGCACTGGTGCCCCGGCTGATCCGCTACTACCTCGGTGAGGAACCCCTGATCGGCCAGGTCCCGACCCTGCTGCCGGGCGACCCCGGCGTCCTGGACGAGGTGCTCGACCGGCTGGCGGAACTCGTCGTCAAACCGGTCGACGGCCAGGGCGGGGTCGGCGTGGTCATCGGTCCGCACGCCTCTCCCGAGGAACTCGCCCGGCTGCGGGCCGAGTTGCTGGTCTCCCCGCAGAACTGGGTGGCGCAGGACGTGGTCCAGCTGACCAGTCACCCGACCTTCGACGGCGAACGCCTGGAACCGCGGGTGGTGGACCTGCGGGTGTTCGTCTGCGCCGAGCGGGAAGGCGATGGTTTCGGCGCCGTCGGCCTCACCCCCACGGTGCTGCCCACGGCGATGACCCGCGTCGCGGCCGGCGGCAGCCTCATCGTCAACTCCTCGCGGGGCGGCGGCGCGAAGGACACCTGGATACTGCGCGGCGGTTCACGGTGA
- a CDS encoding S9 family peptidase — protein sequence MSTTSTSHPATTAPPHGPDGLPDHACREAAADPTGPATVFVCDRHGTPQLWLAAPQDPEPRLLDPAPDPVVTAGWSPDGRWIAYTAAPGGGEHTVVRVIRPDGTGRHDIAGAGTLAAAHFGCWTPDGSALAVTEAVAAEAFPPPATPADLGGVPAGAETVPAARQGVLVASLVDPDGLRPARRVAVEAGSATLRVCDISADGRWMLLRRGPRGYREAVVVDLRDGRETCLLPAADGDPWIGRFSPDSRTLWLRSDEDREYAALLAVRLRADGSHGELRSVTARDGADLELLAVDRSASRAVLAWNDRGRTVLQTAALGAGGTLGPLRSVPLPHEVVTRADPDAAGGWLLSVSGSVRQPGVWTVPAGGAPARTAWTSPAPRGPVPPVLLELQARDGTPLAGWFHRAPGRSGPGPCVVHLHGGPESQERPVLEPLYQALLARGLQVFAPDVRGSSGHGRTFLGADRGAARLAAVDDVADCAAHLVDAGLADPGRLTVMGRSYGGYLVMSALVRHPDLFRAGVAVCGMSDFATFFAGTEPWIAESAAVKYGHPVHDHDLLALLSPMTHIDALRTPVLAVHGALDTNVPPGESEQFVRAARQRGVPAELLLFPDEGHDLARRASREHLYRAAGDWLTRWAG from the coding sequence ATGAGCACCACGTCCACCTCGCACCCCGCCACGACCGCGCCGCCGCACGGCCCCGACGGCCTGCCCGACCACGCCTGCCGGGAAGCCGCCGCCGACCCCACCGGGCCCGCGACCGTCTTCGTCTGCGACCGTCACGGCACCCCCCAGCTCTGGCTCGCCGCACCGCAGGACCCCGAGCCGCGGCTGCTCGACCCCGCCCCCGACCCGGTGGTCACGGCCGGCTGGTCACCCGACGGGCGGTGGATCGCCTACACCGCGGCCCCCGGCGGCGGCGAGCACACCGTGGTGCGGGTGATCCGGCCGGACGGCACCGGCCGCCACGACATCGCGGGCGCCGGCACCCTGGCCGCCGCCCACTTCGGCTGCTGGACCCCGGACGGCAGCGCGCTCGCGGTCACCGAGGCGGTCGCCGCCGAGGCGTTCCCCCCGCCGGCCACCCCGGCCGACCTCGGCGGGGTGCCGGCCGGCGCCGAGACCGTACCCGCCGCCCGGCAGGGGGTGCTGGTCGCCTCGCTGGTGGACCCCGACGGGCTGCGGCCGGCCCGCCGGGTGGCCGTGGAGGCGGGCTCGGCCACGCTGCGGGTGTGCGACATCAGCGCCGACGGGCGGTGGATGCTGCTGCGGCGGGGACCGCGCGGCTACCGGGAGGCGGTCGTGGTGGACCTGCGGGACGGGCGCGAGACCTGCCTGCTGCCCGCCGCCGACGGGGACCCCTGGATCGGCAGATTCTCGCCGGACTCCCGGACGCTGTGGCTGCGCAGCGACGAGGACCGGGAGTACGCCGCCCTGCTCGCGGTCAGGCTGCGGGCGGACGGCAGCCACGGCGAACTCCGCTCGGTCACCGCCCGGGACGGCGCCGACCTGGAACTCCTCGCCGTGGACCGCTCGGCGTCGCGCGCCGTGCTGGCCTGGAACGACCGCGGCCGTACGGTCCTGCAGACCGCCGCACTCGGCGCCGGCGGAACGCTCGGCCCGCTCCGCTCCGTACCCCTGCCGCACGAGGTGGTGACCCGCGCCGACCCCGACGCGGCCGGGGGATGGCTGCTGTCGGTCTCCGGCTCGGTACGGCAGCCCGGGGTGTGGACCGTGCCCGCCGGCGGCGCGCCGGCCCGTACCGCGTGGACGTCACCCGCGCCGCGCGGCCCCGTACCGCCGGTGCTGCTGGAACTCCAGGCGCGCGACGGCACCCCGCTGGCCGGCTGGTTCCACCGGGCGCCCGGCCGGTCCGGGCCGGGGCCCTGCGTGGTGCATCTGCACGGCGGGCCGGAGAGCCAGGAACGCCCGGTGCTCGAACCGCTCTACCAGGCGCTGCTCGCCCGTGGCCTGCAGGTCTTCGCCCCCGATGTGCGCGGCTCTTCGGGCCACGGCCGGACCTTCCTGGGCGCCGACCGGGGCGCGGCCCGCCTCGCCGCGGTGGACGACGTCGCCGACTGCGCGGCGCACCTGGTGGACGCGGGGCTGGCCGACCCGGGCCGGCTGACCGTGATGGGCCGCTCCTACGGCGGCTACCTCGTGATGTCCGCGCTGGTCCGGCACCCCGACCTCTTCCGGGCCGGGGTCGCCGTCTGCGGCATGTCGGACTTCGCCACCTTCTTCGCCGGCACCGAGCCGTGGATCGCCGAGTCGGCGGCCGTCAAGTACGGCCACCCCGTGCACGACCACGACCTGCTCGCGCTGCTGTCGCCGATGACCCACATCGACGCGCTGCGCACCCCGGTACTGGCGGTGCACGGGGCACTGGACACCAATGTGCCGCCCGGGGAGTCCGAGCAGTTCGTCCGGGCGGCCCGGCAGCGCGGGGTGCCGGCCGAGCTGCTGCTCTTCCCCGACGAGGGCCACGACCTGGCCCGGCGGGCCAGCCGGGAGCACCTGTACCGCGCGGCCGGCGACTGGCTGACCCGCTGGGCCGGGTGA
- a CDS encoding class I SAM-dependent methyltransferase — MAPTVGDQQFWDERYRESERIWSGRPNAALVREVTGLPPGRALDLGCGEGGDAVWLAARGWQVTATDISPVALGRAAAHAGQEGVADRIDFQQHILGESFPAGTFDLVTASYLHSLGDMPREEILRTAAAAVAPGGTLLIIGHAGFPDWQQAGHHPDVRLQNAREVLAVLELPDGGWEIQRCEDHDTRMVRPDGVPDTRPDCTVKVRRAV; from the coding sequence ATGGCCCCGACCGTCGGCGACCAGCAGTTCTGGGACGAGCGCTACCGCGAGAGCGAGCGGATCTGGAGCGGGCGGCCGAACGCCGCACTGGTCCGCGAGGTGACCGGCCTGCCGCCGGGCCGGGCGCTCGACCTCGGCTGCGGCGAGGGCGGGGACGCGGTCTGGCTCGCCGCCCGCGGCTGGCAGGTGACCGCGACGGACATCTCCCCGGTCGCCCTCGGCCGCGCCGCCGCCCACGCCGGGCAGGAGGGCGTCGCGGACCGGATCGACTTCCAGCAGCACATCCTCGGCGAGAGCTTCCCGGCCGGAACCTTCGACCTGGTCACCGCGAGCTACCTGCACTCGCTCGGCGACATGCCCCGCGAGGAGATCCTGCGCACCGCGGCCGCCGCTGTCGCCCCGGGCGGCACCCTGCTGATCATCGGCCACGCCGGCTTTCCCGACTGGCAGCAGGCCGGCCACCACCCGGACGTACGGCTGCAGAACGCCCGCGAGGTGCTCGCCGTACTCGAACTGCCCGACGGCGGCTGGGAGATACAGCGCTGCGAGGACCACGACACGCGGATGGTCCGCCCGGACGGCGTGCCGGACACCCGCCCCGACTGCACGGTGAAGGTCCGCCGGGCGGTCTGA
- a CDS encoding NAD-dependent epimerase/dehydratase family protein, with protein sequence MKVLVTGAGGALGREVVAHLRGEGRSVRALDRIPVDPAAADEVVTGELLDPGLLDAAMESVDAVVHTAALPSPDAGPHDEVFGNNVGATYRVLNRAGRHGVGRVVSISSLSALGIAFSERGAAPVSVPITEEHPFVGDDVYGLSKYLGEIIADAATRRWDTTIVSLRFPFLGVGGRLRDHISRVHQDPGYDRGSLWGWLDTRDAARAIGAALTAPLRGHTVINVAAPDTTALEPTAELVRRYYPQTRFDQPLDGFAVPFATRRSRELLGFTPRYTWRDSRQDGRSESR encoded by the coding sequence GTGAAGGTTCTGGTCACCGGCGCGGGCGGCGCGCTCGGCCGCGAAGTGGTCGCCCACCTGCGCGGCGAGGGCCGGAGCGTACGGGCCCTCGACCGGATTCCGGTCGATCCGGCCGCCGCCGACGAGGTGGTCACCGGTGAACTCCTCGACCCCGGACTCCTCGACGCGGCCATGGAGTCGGTGGACGCGGTCGTACACACCGCCGCCCTTCCGTCGCCCGACGCCGGCCCGCACGACGAGGTGTTCGGCAACAACGTGGGGGCGACGTACCGCGTACTGAACCGTGCGGGGCGGCACGGCGTCGGCCGGGTGGTCAGTATCTCCAGCCTCTCCGCGCTGGGCATCGCCTTCTCCGAGCGCGGCGCCGCGCCGGTCAGCGTGCCGATCACCGAGGAGCACCCCTTCGTCGGCGACGACGTGTACGGCCTGTCGAAGTACCTCGGCGAGATCATCGCGGACGCCGCGACCCGCCGCTGGGACACCACGATCGTCAGCCTCAGATTCCCCTTCCTCGGCGTCGGCGGCCGGCTGCGCGACCACATCTCCCGCGTCCACCAGGACCCCGGCTACGACCGCGGCTCGCTGTGGGGCTGGCTCGACACCCGCGACGCGGCCCGCGCGATCGGCGCCGCACTGACCGCTCCCCTGCGCGGCCACACCGTCATCAATGTCGCCGCCCCCGACACCACCGCACTGGAGCCGACCGCGGAACTCGTCCGCCGCTACTACCCGCAGACCCGTTTCGACCAGCCGCTGGACGGCTTCGCGGTGCCCTTCGCCACCCGCCGCAGCCGCGAACTGCTCGGCTTCACCCCGCGGTACACCTGGCGGGACAGCCGACAGGACGGCCGGTCGGAGAGCCGGTAG
- a CDS encoding N-acetylglutaminylglutamine amidotransferase, producing MCGLTGEIRFDGTRPDLAAVERMTDRLAARGPDGRGLWSQGPIAFGHRRLKIIDLSERGAQPMTDPGSGLTVVFNGCLYNHRELRAELERSGHRFHSTSDTEVLLRAYRHWGVDCVEHFAGMFAFAVAEHRTGRVVLGRDRLGIKPLYTARRPGRLRFASSLPALLAAGDVDTALDPVALHHYLSFHSVVPAPRTILAGVRKLPPATVRVVEPDGSEHDHCYWDPAFTRRDADAGMDAGDWRDAVLDALRTAVRRRTVADVPVGVLLSGGLDSSLIVALLAEAGAHGLATFSIGFDSEGGEAGDEFHWSDLVARRYATDHHRIVVPSAQLPEALDDAVAAMSEPMVSHDVVAFHLLSREVARHVKVVQSGQGADEVFAGYDWYPPMAGLPREEAAAMYAKVFVDRPHSELERMLAPGVRTARDVSGEFLAEHLGRPGADTALDAVLRLDSEIMLVDDPVKRVDNMTMGWGLEARVPFLDHELVELAAACPPELKLAEGGKGVLKAAGRTLLPVEITDRPKGYFPVPAIRHMAGPVLERVQEALAAPAARSRGIFRDDYLRELLAAPEKHRTTLGANALWQAALLEIWLQTHGVA from the coding sequence ATGTGCGGCCTGACCGGCGAGATCAGATTCGACGGCACCCGCCCGGACCTGGCCGCCGTGGAGCGGATGACCGACCGGCTCGCGGCCCGCGGGCCGGACGGGCGCGGCCTGTGGTCGCAGGGACCCATCGCCTTCGGCCACCGGCGGCTGAAGATCATCGACCTGTCGGAGCGCGGTGCCCAGCCGATGACCGACCCCGGCAGCGGCCTCACCGTCGTCTTCAACGGCTGCCTCTACAACCACCGCGAACTGCGTGCCGAGCTGGAGCGGTCGGGCCACCGCTTCCACTCCACCTCCGACACCGAGGTGCTGCTGCGCGCCTACCGGCACTGGGGCGTGGACTGTGTCGAGCACTTCGCCGGCATGTTCGCCTTCGCCGTCGCCGAGCACCGCACCGGCCGGGTGGTCCTCGGCCGCGACCGGCTCGGCATCAAACCCCTCTACACCGCCCGCCGGCCCGGCCGGCTGCGCTTCGCCTCCTCGCTGCCCGCGCTGCTCGCGGCCGGCGACGTCGACACCGCGCTCGATCCGGTCGCCCTCCACCACTACCTCAGCTTCCACTCGGTGGTGCCCGCGCCCCGGACCATCCTGGCGGGGGTGCGGAAGCTGCCGCCGGCCACCGTCCGCGTCGTCGAACCCGACGGCAGCGAGCACGACCACTGCTACTGGGACCCGGCCTTCACCCGCCGGGACGCGGACGCCGGCATGGACGCCGGCGACTGGCGCGACGCGGTGCTCGATGCACTGCGCACCGCGGTACGCCGCCGGACCGTCGCGGACGTCCCGGTGGGCGTACTGCTCTCCGGCGGCCTCGACTCCAGCCTCATCGTGGCGCTGCTCGCCGAGGCCGGCGCGCACGGCCTTGCCACCTTCAGCATCGGCTTCGACAGCGAAGGCGGCGAGGCGGGCGACGAGTTCCACTGGTCCGACCTGGTGGCCCGCCGCTACGCCACCGACCACCACCGGATCGTGGTGCCCTCGGCGCAGCTCCCGGAGGCGCTCGACGACGCGGTGGCGGCGATGAGCGAACCGATGGTCAGCCATGACGTGGTCGCCTTCCACCTGCTGAGCCGGGAGGTCGCCCGCCACGTCAAGGTGGTCCAGAGCGGACAGGGCGCCGACGAGGTCTTCGCCGGCTACGACTGGTACCCGCCGATGGCCGGCCTGCCGCGCGAGGAGGCGGCCGCGATGTACGCCAAGGTCTTCGTGGACCGCCCGCACAGCGAACTGGAGCGGATGCTGGCGCCCGGGGTACGGACCGCGCGGGACGTCTCGGGCGAGTTCCTCGCCGAACACCTCGGCCGGCCCGGCGCCGACACCGCGCTCGACGCGGTACTCCGGCTGGACAGCGAGATCATGCTGGTCGACGACCCCGTCAAGCGGGTCGACAACATGACCATGGGATGGGGGCTGGAAGCACGGGTGCCGTTCCTCGACCACGAACTGGTGGAACTCGCCGCCGCCTGCCCGCCGGAACTGAAACTCGCCGAGGGCGGGAAGGGCGTCCTCAAGGCGGCCGGCCGTACCCTGCTGCCGGTGGAGATCACCGACCGGCCGAAGGGCTACTTCCCCGTCCCGGCGATCCGTCACATGGCCGGACCCGTCCTGGAGCGGGTCCAGGAGGCACTGGCGGCGCCGGCCGCCCGGTCCCGGGGGATCTTCCGCGACGACTACCTCCGCGAGCTGCTGGCGGCGCCCGAGAAGCACCGCACCACGCTGGGCGCCAACGCCCTGTGGCAGGCAGCCCTGCTGGAGATCTGGCTGCAGACCCACGGAGTCGCATGA